Proteins from one bacterium genomic window:
- a CDS encoding OadG family protein, with protein sequence MSDFTGMGGALTVCVISQSIVFIALAIMAGVIYMAGIMAGRNDQPLVHPLGGPAPEIPAVYVNEAGDEEELAAIVMGALSAELGAEPGSSANSQPERNASGPESSWRIVSLQEAAQRSNLK encoded by the coding sequence ATGTCGGATTTTACCGGAATGGGCGGTGCCCTGACCGTCTGTGTGATTTCCCAGAGCATAGTCTTCATCGCCCTGGCCATAATGGCCGGGGTGATATATATGGCGGGAATCATGGCCGGCAGAAATGACCAGCCGCTGGTCCATCCCCTGGGAGGCCCGGCGCCTGAGATCCCGGCAGTATATGTGAATGAGGCCGGGGACGAGGAGGAACTGGCCGCCATAGTGATGGGAGCATTATCGGCGGAGCTTGGCGCCGAACCCGGTTCTTCCGCCAACTCCCAGCCGGAGAGGAATGCCTCCGGCCCGGAAAGCTCGTGGAGGATAGTCTCGCTGCAGGAAGCGGCCCAAAGGAGCAACCTGAAATGA
- a CDS encoding sodium ion-translocating decarboxylase subunit beta, whose product MSIIFEHLSKLIQMSGMTNLSLGNGIMILVSLVLVYLAIFKGFEPLLLLPIGFGAFLANLPLSNVVGPEGLLTMIYNVGVSTEVLPTMMFMVIGALTDFGPLLANPITFLLGAAAQFGVFAALLIAVSLGFSLPEAAAIGIIGGADGPTAIFTAGKLAPHLLGPIAVAAYTYMSLVPLIQPPIMRLMTTKKERTTEMKQLRHVSHRERIVFPIAISIITALLLPQAIALIGTMMLGNIIRESGVTERLSKTLQNEMCNIVTILLGASVGSTMEAANFLSLSTLKIVALGLIAFGFSTFGGMLLGKLFYVLSGGKINPLIGSAGVSAVPMAARVTQVEGQRENKHNFLLMHAMGPNVAGVLGTAMAAGVLISLLK is encoded by the coding sequence ATGAGCATCATTTTTGAACACCTGTCAAAGCTGATCCAGATGTCCGGGATGACGAATCTCTCCCTGGGCAACGGCATCATGATCCTGGTCTCGCTGGTGCTGGTGTACCTGGCGATCTTCAAGGGCTTCGAACCGCTGCTGCTGCTGCCCATCGGTTTCGGGGCCTTTTTGGCCAACCTGCCGCTGTCCAACGTGGTGGGGCCCGAGGGCCTGCTGACCATGATCTACAATGTGGGCGTTTCCACCGAGGTGCTGCCCACCATGATGTTCATGGTGATAGGCGCCCTCACGGATTTCGGTCCGCTGCTGGCCAATCCCATCACCTTTCTCTTGGGCGCGGCCGCCCAGTTCGGAGTGTTTGCCGCCCTGCTGATAGCGGTATCGCTGGGTTTCAGTCTGCCCGAGGCGGCCGCCATCGGCATCATCGGCGGGGCCGACGGCCCCACCGCCATCTTTACCGCCGGCAAGCTGGCCCCGCACCTGCTGGGCCCGATCGCGGTGGCGGCCTACACCTACATGTCTCTGGTTCCTCTGATCCAGCCGCCCATCATGCGGCTGATGACCACCAAGAAGGAGCGGACCACCGAGATGAAGCAGCTGCGGCACGTCAGCCACCGGGAGAGGATCGTGTTTCCCATCGCCATCTCCATCATCACCGCCCTGCTGCTGCCCCAAGCCATCGCCCTGATCGGGACCATGATGCTGGGGAACATCATCCGGGAAAGCGGCGTCACCGAGCGGCTTTCCAAGACCCTGCAGAACGAGATGTGCAACATAGTCACCATTTTGCTGGGGGCTTCGGTGGGGTCCACCATGGAGGCCGCCAATTTCCTCAGCCTCTCAACTTTGAAGATCGTGGCCCTGGGGCTGATCGCCTTCGGGTTCAGCACCTTCGGGGGGATGCTGCTGGGAAAACTTTTCTACGTTCTGAGCGGCGGAAAGATCAACCCCCTGATCGGCTCGGCCGGGGTCTCGGCGGTTCCGATGGCGGCCCGGGTGACCCAGGTGGAGGGACAGCGGGAGAACAAGCACAACTTTCTTTTAATGCACGCCATGGGGCCCAACGTGGCCGGGGTGCTGGGAACGGCCATGGCGGCCGGGGTGCTGATCTCGCTGTTAAAGTAG
- a CDS encoding aminotransferase class I/II-fold pyridoxal phosphate-dependent enzyme, with translation MSHGKVRFNTLAVHGGGMQDLSKIKPVSMPIYQSSEFVFNSAEHGAAVMSGQEPGFVYSRLGNPTCQDFEKRLALLEGTDDGLSFASGMAAIAAIVFTYCRPGDNIISSAPIYGGTFGLFKDLLPKMNIEIIYVPANDIHNLLDKKINDRTRLVYLETPANPTLDVVDLVETIKVAKQHKVIVAVDNTFATPCLQQPIQMGADIVMHSATKYICGHGDTTGGVVVASKAEIDKMKPIAYKNLGGSMAPFTAWLMSRGLQTLPLRVERHSQNAMIIAKFLEKHPKVEKTCYPGLESCPSHAVAKKQMSGGYGGVLAIDIKGGREAGRKFQNNLKLCKLAVSLGSVDTLVTHPASTTHLSYSESDLAALGMTPGFVRIAVGIEDPQDVIEDLDQALSNI, from the coding sequence ATGTCTCACGGAAAAGTACGGTTCAACACTTTGGCGGTGCACGGGGGCGGGATGCAGGACCTGAGCAAGATTAAGCCGGTCTCCATGCCGATCTACCAGTCCTCGGAGTTCGTCTTCAATTCGGCCGAGCACGGCGCGGCGGTGATGTCCGGCCAGGAGCCGGGCTTTGTTTATTCCCGGCTGGGCAACCCCACCTGCCAGGATTTTGAAAAGCGGCTGGCCCTGCTGGAAGGAACCGACGACGGCCTTTCCTTCGCCTCGGGCATGGCGGCCATCGCGGCCATCGTCTTCACCTACTGCCGCCCCGGAGACAACATCATCTCCTCGGCCCCCATCTACGGCGGCACCTTCGGGCTGTTCAAGGACCTGTTGCCCAAGATGAACATCGAGATCATCTACGTTCCGGCCAACGACATCCACAACCTGCTGGACAAGAAGATCAACGACCGGACCAGGCTGGTCTACCTGGAAACCCCGGCCAATCCTACTTTGGACGTGGTGGACCTGGTTGAGACGATCAAAGTTGCAAAACAGCATAAGGTGATAGTCGCGGTGGACAACACCTTTGCCACGCCCTGCCTGCAGCAGCCGATCCAGATGGGAGCCGACATCGTGATGCACTCGGCCACCAAGTACATCTGCGGACACGGCGACACCACCGGCGGAGTGGTGGTGGCCTCCAAGGCCGAGATCGACAAGATGAAGCCCATCGCCTACAAGAACCTGGGCGGCAGCATGGCGCCCTTCACCGCCTGGCTGATGTCCCGCGGCCTGCAGACCCTGCCTTTGCGGGTGGAGCGCCATTCCCAGAATGCCATGATCATCGCCAAGTTCCTGGAGAAGCATCCCAAGGTGGAAAAGACCTGCTATCCCGGCCTGGAGTCCTGTCCTTCCCACGCAGTGGCCAAGAAGCAGATGAGCGGCGGTTACGGCGGGGTGCTGGCCATCGACATCAAGGGCGGGCGCGAGGCCGGCCGGAAGTTCCAGAACAACCTCAAACTCTGCAAGCTGGCGGTCAGCCTGGGCAGCGTGGACACCCTGGTCACCCACCCGGCCTCCACCACCCACCTGTCCTATTCCGAGTCCGACCTGGCGGCGCTGGGGATGACCCCGGGTTTTGTGCGGATCGCGGTGGGCATCGAGGACCCCCAGGATGTGATCGAGGATCTGGACCAGGCGCTCTCCAATATCTGA